In Candidatus Cloacimonas sp., the genomic stretch TGCATATTGGTCAGAATTTTTTTGCAGGCATCCAGTTGTTGATCGGTTATATCTTCGATAGTATGTTTGAAGGTGGGAAAAGCATAATGCAAAGCCAGAGCTTCATAAACTTTATCGTGAGGAGCGCCAAATTCAATTTCCAGCACGCGTGCCAAAGCGCCGGAAGAAGTTCCTCCGTATTCTTGCATTTTCTTTTCCGCTTTTTCCATCGTATCTTCATCAAAAAGATTGTTTTCTACGAGGTACCTGGAAAATTTATTAGTTAGCATAGTTCTTTTGTCTTCTTAATAGGTAGGGGGCGAGATTGTGGCAATCTCCGCTGAAACCACAGTTAAAAAAGTTATTGCTATTGATACAACCAAACCCACAATACTTTGAATGTATTCTATCAGGTTATTCATTTTATAGGTAGTTTCCGCCTCATAGAATGTAGCTATTTGTTGAGCCGATTGTAAAATTGTTCCTGTTTCTTGGCCGGTTTTCAGACGCGTTAAGGCAGTTCTTGTAAAAACACCTGCCTGTTCCATAGCGGGAACGAATGCTTCACCTTCTTTTAACATTAATGGAATGGTAACTTTCTTTATTCTATCTTCCATCCAGGCATTTCGGCATGCTTCCGCGGCTGTTTTTATCGTTTCTATATTGTCTCCTGCGCCGCTGTAGATTGTGCCAAAAACTCGAAAATATATCTCAATGGACTGTTTGTGTAACAAGTTCCCTATTAAGGGAATCTTTACAATATGCTGATCGCGCCAGATTTTACCTTTGGGAGTGCTCCACCAACGCCAGATAATTAGAACTGGAATTAAAAATATCAGAAGAATAACCCACCAATAAACTCCCAGCCAATCACTCACTTCTAAAGTCGCTTTTGTCATAGGGGGTAAGGGAAGATTGTATTTTAAAAACATTTTGGCGGTGGAGGGGAAAATGTCTATTATATAATAAATTGTAGCTCCAATAGTGGCTAATAAAGCAAAAGCGGGTGATATTGTCGCTTTCTTGATGTTTTTCTTGATCTCCATATCCCGCTCTATAAATTTACTGGTGGCATCAAAGACCTCAGCCATATTTCCGCTGCGCGTGGCCAGACCCAACATATAAGCTGGAAATTTACCAAATATATGTGTATAGCGCATAAAGACCTCGCGCCCTTCTGCTCCTGATTTTAACTGACTTTCAATTTGCAAAAGCGCATCCCGAAATCCTCTTTTTGGCTGTTCTTCTGCCAGCATTTCTAAAATCTTGCCAAAATTCATTTTATCGCGCAGCATCGTGGATGATAGCTTTATAAACATCATTATATCTGGAACGGAGGGCTTGGAGGGTAAATCAAACAAAACGGGATTCACTTGAAACTTTTCATAGCCC encodes the following:
- a CDS encoding type II secretion system F family protein, whose protein sequence is MTREYRFKGISPDGKLVQGTFMADSLKDAKAQLAKVELRYKLRIQSLEKKRDWLYKVWVKERKPTKGRLSAFSKEEVVAALNKMGYEKFQVNPVLFDLPSKPSVPDIMMFIKLSSTMLRDKMNFGKILEMLAEEQPKRGFRDALLQIESQLKSGAEGREVFMRYTHIFGKFPAYMLGLATRSGNMAEVFDATSKFIERDMEIKKNIKKATISPAFALLATIGATIYYIIDIFPSTAKMFLKYNLPLPPMTKATLEVSDWLGVYWWVILLIFLIPVLIIWRWWSTPKGKIWRDQHIVKIPLIGNLLHKQSIEIYFRVFGTIYSGAGDNIETIKTAAEACRNAWMEDRIKKVTIPLMLKEGEAFVPAMEQAGVFTRTALTRLKTGQETGTILQSAQQIATFYEAETTYKMNNLIEYIQSIVGLVVSIAITFLTVVSAEIATISPPTY